The genomic window GCGCCGTGCCGCGGGCTCACCACCGGAGGCGGCGGCGAGCAGGGAAATCCCCTTGGCGTACCTACTTGCGCACCCACTGGCCGTTGACCTGCACGTACTGCCCCGACGGCGTGCGGTCGATGGCCTTCTTGCCGGCCAGGGCTTCCACGTCCTTGAGGGTGGCGCCGCTCTGGCTGGCGACCTTCTGGTACTCGGCACGGCGTGCGGCGTTGATCTGCGCGGCGATGTCGGCGGCCTCGCCGCCATTCTTCACGACGCCCAGGTAGCCGTCGGCCTGCTCGCCGACCAGGCCCTGGGACTTGGCGCCACCCAGGGCGGACATCGCCTGTTCCAGGCTCATGGCCATGACCGGCAGGCTCAGGCAGAGGGCGACCAGTGCGACGCCCAGTTTGCGGTGCAATCTCATGCAAAGGCTCCTTGTTTAGAACAGGCCGCTGTTCTCGTTGATGATGCCGTCGAGCGCCTTGTCGACCTTGATGTAGATCTCGTGCTCGATCTTCACGTTGAGGTTGATGTTGATCGGCTCCTTGGGCGCCGCCAGCTGCACGGTGGGCGTGCAGCCCTGGGCGAGGCCGGCCAGGAGCAGTAGGGCAAATAGGGCGCGAAGGCGCATGTCAGGGTCTCCTTGCGGTCATGGCGCGGCGGCCGGGTCGTTGCGCAGGCGGTCCTGCACGCGCTTGCGGATGGTGTCGCTGACCCGGTCGCTCAGTTGCAGGCTGGTGAGCAGCTTGGGCACGTTCTCCTCCAGGTTGACGTTGAGGTTGATCGGCCGCCCCTGCTCCAGCGCGGGGTTGCGCCCGCTCAGGCTCAGGGCGAGGAGCAGCGTGCCGGATTCATCATAATCCACGCGGCTGCTCAGCTTGTCGTAGCGGAAATCGTCGATGGCGGTGGCCACCAGTTGCATGGCCGGGTTGCTCTGGCCCAGTGACTGGATCTTCGCCGAGCGGAACTGCAGCACGCCCGGCTCCCGCGCGGCGACCTCGCCGCCGTGGATCACCAGCTTGCCCTGGTTCAACGCCAGCGGCAGGTTGCCGTCGAGGATGCCGGTGCCGGACAGCCCTTCAGCCGGGTAGGCCGCGAGAATCGCCTCCAGCGCCAGCCCTTCCAGCCGCAGGGTCAGACCCTGGCCACGCGTGGAAAGATCCACGGCACCCGCCGGCAGCCAGGCGCGGCCGTTGAACAGGCCCAGCTCGGCCTGTCGCCAGTCGACCCGCCCGGCCAGCGGCGCCGCCAGCAATGCCGTGTAGCTGCCCTGCACAGTCAACGGCCCCAGGGTCACGCCGGGGTTGAGCGAGGCGACCTTCACCTGCGGCAGTTGCACCTGCATCTGCGCGCCCTTCACGGCGACGTTCGCCTGGAGGTCGAGGCCGTGGATTTCGCTGCGGTCGTAGACGCCTTCCAGCCCACTGCCACGCAGGTTCAGCTCCAGGCTCTGCGGCGCGTTGCCCGGCGGCAGGCGCCAGTTCAGGTCGACGCTGGCCTTGCCATTGTTCAGGCTGAGCAGGCCGGGCCAGTCGCCGAGGGACTTTTCCAGCGGGTTGCCGGTGCGCAGGAAGAATTCGGGATGGCGCGCACTCAGGGCAATCCCCTGCTTTGCCGAGTGGCTGAGATCGACCTCGGCATTCAGGCCGCCGCTGTTCAGCAGGCGCCCCTTGAACTGCTGGGCGTCGAGACTGGCCACGAGCGTACCCACGGCATTCCAGGACAGCGGCTTGACGTGGGGCTGGCGCAACTCGCCTACGGCCAGTTTCAACGGGGCATCCAGTTGCAGGGTGGCCGGCGTGTCACTGGCATACCCGAGATTCAGCGTGCCTTTGCCCAGCGAGGCGGCCAGCCTGCTGGCCTTGAGCGATGGCGGACCGGCCAGCGTGCCGACTTGGACGTGGGCGCCATCGGCTACGTTGAAACTCGCCGACTGCTGATCGATCCGGCCGTCGAAGCCCAGGTCGACGCGGCTGTTGTCGCCGCGCAGGCCGGCCAGCTCCAGGTGCGGGACCTTCCCCTCCAGCCGCGAATCGCTCAGTTGCAGCGCCAGCG from Pseudomonas sp. GCEP-101 includes these protein-coding regions:
- a CDS encoding YdbL family protein, giving the protein MRLHRKLGVALVALCLSLPVMAMSLEQAMSALGGAKSQGLVGEQADGYLGVVKNGGEAADIAAQINAARRAEYQKVASQSGATLKDVEALAGKKAIDRTPSGQYVQVNGQWVRK
- a CDS encoding YnbE family lipoprotein, which encodes MRLRALFALLLLAGLAQGCTPTVQLAAPKEPININLNVKIEHEIYIKVDKALDGIINENSGLF
- a CDS encoding YdbH domain-containing protein, producing MSLPRLRTVLLLLLLLLALAVGAVWLAVPRLLANAGVSIEHWQGLGISRQGLTLQRLALQRQTPDGARLAIQLQDLRVGWPEHEDGRWRLKELAAGMIDVRQWPGQGAPEDDAALPDIAQLNRWLALLPGRLALEHLAVELPCAREQRCSLNGSAHWQQIQGGAAALGGELRQGGQQLAFNGLLQPGDGQWRLRLDSYLDNEQLLSLDSSWTPASRQLSGSLYSPAVPPVQAVRNWLGAWLPTPNLPLPIPEAGRLRLSWDTHLAGDAAWPDWPDWPGLRDGQGSIDLALQLPQPWPLPGAGNLQGDLRLIAGATANGWRPTVVSGDLRLSDLYGDWLQALPVGLRPARLTLRLEPGVDDEAGSVRADLRAEGAADLRLRSRVALLEATPLALQLSDSRLEGKVPHLELAGLRGDNSRVDLGFDGRIDQQSASFNVADGAHVQVGTLAGPPSLKASRLAASLGKGTLNLGYASDTPATLQLDAPLKLAVGELRQPHVKPLSWNAVGTLVASLDAQQFKGRLLNSGGLNAEVDLSHSAKQGIALSARHPEFFLRTGNPLEKSLGDWPGLLSLNNGKASVDLNWRLPPGNAPQSLELNLRGSGLEGVYDRSEIHGLDLQANVAVKGAQMQVQLPQVKVASLNPGVTLGPLTVQGSYTALLAAPLAGRVDWRQAELGLFNGRAWLPAGAVDLSTRGQGLTLRLEGLALEAILAAYPAEGLSGTGILDGNLPLALNQGKLVIHGGEVAAREPGVLQFRSAKIQSLGQSNPAMQLVATAIDDFRYDKLSSRVDYDESGTLLLALSLSGRNPALEQGRPINLNVNLEENVPKLLTSLQLSDRVSDTIRKRVQDRLRNDPAAAP